The DNA window GGCGTCGCAGAAGACCCACTGCGAAGACGGCCCAAGCGGCCGGGCGCTGGTTGCTCTCCTGCGAGCTCGGGACCGCGCAGCCCGCACAGCCGGAGCGGCTCGGCGGCGAGCCTGAGTCCGGACGCGCCGTGCTCGTCGCAGGAGTCGGAGGGCTTGGCGTCGGAGCGGGGGAGGTCGGCGTGATCGCCGGAGGCGGCGTGAGCGCCGGCTGTGTGAGGGTGAACCCAAGGTCGCCCACGTTCGGTAGCTCGGAGCCAAAGGGCGCGGGCGCGAGCCGTCGACCCGTCGTGTCGACCGTGCCTTCCCCCTGCATGCCTTTTGCGCCGCCGTAGAGCGTCTTGTCGAACGTCGTCTTGCAGGCGGCGGCCGTGGCCTCGACTCGGAACACATCCGTGATCGAATTGACCCGCGTCGCCCGGGGAACGTGGCGGACGCGAGGCACCTGCTTCACACACATGTGCGCCTTGCTGGCCAAGAGCGCGCGAATCGCGTCGTCGTCCGCAGTGTCCTTGATGGAAGCCAGCGCGTCTGCGCCCACACTGTAGATCCCTGGCGTCCACCCCTGAACGGGCCGAGCGTCCTGGTCGAAGGCGAGCTTCAGAATGTGACCTCCATCCGAGCTGTACATGGGGAACGCAACGAGCACGACTCCCGTTGCGGCCCCGCTCACACGGAACGCGTAGTCGACACCCGTCTGACCATCCGGCGGTGGCAGATCGGCGCGAGCGATCCCCAAACAGAAGACACCAATGCCGACGATGGCCGCATGAACTCGGGCGCGCCTTGCTCTCATGCTCTACACGCCTATCCCCCGCGCAGCCGCGTTGCAACCACGCGCCCGATCTCCGCGTGGGCGGCGTTCAGGCGAGCCAGCACTCGACGGCTCTCGCTGATGTACGACGCGATCAAGATCGGGGCACGATCGGGCGGCGTTGCGATCGCGATGTCGCTTACGGCGCCGTTGTTTCCGGTGCCCGTCTTGTCACCGGGGTTCCAAGTACGCGGGAGGCCGGCGCGCAGCCTCTCGTGCCCCGTCTTGCACTCGCGTAGCCAGCCCAGAATCCGCCCGCGACTGGAGCCGGAGAGCGACGGACCGAGCAGCAAGGTCTGCATCAAGGTCAGCATGGCGCGCGGAGAGGTCGTGTCTCGCGAGTCGCCTGGCAGGTTCGTGTTGAGCATCGGCTCGTCGCGGTCGAGTCGAGTCACGGAGTCACCCTGCGCCCGAATGAACTCCGTGAGCCCCGACGGCCCTCCGACCAGCGAGAGCAGCAAGTTCGCGGCTGTGTTGTCGCTCACGGTGATCGCCGCTTCGGCGAGGGCCTCGACGCCGAGTTGCCCGGCGCCGACGTTGGCGCGGGTGACGGGGGCGTACTCGAGCAGATCCGATTCTGCGTAGGCAACCTGCTGAGCGAGGGTGAGCTCACCGCGCTCGACGCGAGTGAGGACAGCCGCGACCAATACCCACTTGAAGGTCGAGCACATCGCAAAGCGTTCGTCGGGTCGATGCTCCAGGGTCTGGCCAGTGGCGGTGTCCAGCGCAAAGAGGCCGAGCCTTCCGCCGATGAGCGCCTCGATTCGCTGGAGTGCCTGCGAGCTTGTTTCGGGGTCCGGCGCGCGTGCCGGTGCGGGTGACGTGCGCGGCGAGCACGCGGGCAGGAGCAGCGAGGCAGCGCCGCATACCAAGCTGCGACGGTTGAGCTGGGTTTGCGAACCGCTGGCCACGCCTTCACTCGCGCTGTGTGCCAGATGCCGTCGCAGCCGAGGCCTCACGGGATCTCCGTGCAGGGCGCCACCGCTGAGTAGTCCCCGCCCCGCTTCGCCTCGGCTTCATAGTGGCGTTGGTTCCCCTGACACGACTCGCGGGTCTCGAAACACTCCCAGTGCGCGTCGACGCCCAGCGAAAACGTAGTGCAGAACGCCCGCGGCAGGCGGTTGCAGCTCGGCTCCGGAGCAAAACCATGGTCGTCGGGCGGCCCGGGCATGCCGCGGCAGACGCGATCACAGCGTCCCATCCAGCACTGCCAGCCCGACCCCGAAGGAATGCGCTCGCCGCGCAGGCGATCGGTCGGGCGCTGGCATCCGAAGGACAATGCCAAGCCGAGCGACAGGGCAAGACCCGCTCGCGTTCGCACGGTGGGAGATTACTCGGGATCGGCGGCTCGGTGTCCGGGGGGACGGACCGTCCCCGTCTTGGACACTGCGCAGGGTTTGCACCCACGAAGCCGGCAGATCGCGAGTCGTGCGCAGTCAAACCGTCCAAACTCGGCGTTTGTAGCTGTCACCATGCTCCCAAATCTGGCACGCAAGCTGCTGAGGAGACCCCGCCATGAAGGAGATTCGAAAGGTCGTCGTGCTCGGGGCGAACGGCACCATGGGCGCCGGAGCCAGCGGACTCTTCGCGGCTCGCGGCTTCGAGGTGACCATGTTGGCGCGAACCGTGGACAAGGCTCACCAGGGCCTCGGCAAGGTCAAGGAAGCGTTGCGGACGGACGTGCTGGCGAAGAGCGTGCGCTCCGGTAGCTACGAAAGAGATCTCGAGCGCGCGGTGGCGGAAGCCGACCTCATCTTCGAGGCGGTCTCCGAAGAGATGAGCGTGAAACGCCCGTTCCTGGAGCGCGTGGACAAAGCGCGCACTGCCGGCTCGGTCGTCGCCACGGTCTCTAGCGGCCTCTCCATCGCCGAGATGTGCGCGGGGTTGAGTGACGACCTGCAGCGCCACTTCATGGGCATGCATCTCTTCAACCCGCCGCACGTCATCGTCGGTACCGAGATGATCCCCGGCGCGAAGACCGACCGTGAGGTGTTTCAGGCGATGTGTCTCTTGGCCAAACGACGGCTGGGTCGCGCCGTCGTCGAGTGCCGCGACATGCCGGCGTTCGCCGGCAACCGCGTCGGTTTCAAGGTCCTCAACGAGTGTGCGCTCTTGGCCGAGGTGCACGGGGTCGGCACCATCGACTACTTGATCGGGCGCCACACCGGTCGGGCCATGGCTCCCCTCGCAACCATCGATCTGGTTGGTTGGGACGTTCACCAGGCCATCGTCGACAACGTCTTTGCCAATACCAAGGACGAATGCCACGCGCATTTCCAGATGCCCGCTTACATGCGCGCGCTCATGGACGACGGGCACCTGGGCAACAAGACGCCGGCCGAGGGCGGTTTCTATCGACGCATCACCGACGCCAATGGCGCGAAGGCCGTGAGCGTGCTCGACCCGGCCAAGCGCAGCTACTCCGAGGGTGCGGCGCCGCGGCCGGAGAAGGTCGCCTTCGTGGAAGAGATGAAGGCGCTGCACGCAGTGGGTCGTTATCGAGAAGCCGTCCAGCTGCTGCTCTCCGCAAAGGGACCGGAGGCCGAGCTCACTCAACGGGTGATCGTAGGGTACGTGAGCTACGCCCTCAATCGAGTGGGCAAGGACGAGGTCGTGCAGGCACCGGCGGACGTGGACCGCATCATGTCCCAGGGCTTCAACTGGGCACCGGCGAGCGCGCTGGTTGATCTCTGGGGCAAGGGGCCGACGCTCGCGGCCATGGACGCCTTGGGCCTCGAGGTGCCTGCGGTGGTACGTGATCTGCCCGACGGCGCGCGCCTGTATGACCAACCACTATCCCGGGTCGGGCGCTTTTTCATCGGCAAGTGAGAGGATGAGGACCATGGCTGTGAAGAAGAGCTCTCGCAAGGTATTCGTCCTGGGCGGCTATCAGACCGATTTTTCGCGCAACTGGAGCAAGGAGGCGAAACACATCGTCGCAATGATGCGCGAGGTCGTGCTCGGCACGCTGGAAGAGACCCGCATCGAGCCCGACGAGATCGACGTGGCGCACGTCGGCAACTTCGCCGCGGAGCTCTACTGCATGCAGGGGCACCTGGGCGCGTTCGTCCTGGAAGCGCACCCCGCGCTCCGCGGCATCCCCACGTCTCGGCACGAAGCAGCGTGCGCTTCGGGCTCCCTGGCCGCGCTCGCGGCCGCCGCTGACATCGAGGCGGGGCGCTACGACGCCGCTCTGGTGCTCGGCGTCGAGCAGATGAAGACCGTGGACAGCAAGCGCGGCGGCGATTTTCTCGGCACCGCGGCCTGGTACGACCGTGAGGCCAAGGGCGTGGAGTTCCCGTTTCCGAAGCTCTTCGGCAAGCTCGGCGACGAGTACGATCGACGGTACGGGCTGAAAGACGAGCACCTCGCCCGCATCGCGGCCATCAACTACGAAAACGCCAAGAGCAACCCGAACGCTCAGACGCGCAACTGGTTCATGACCTACGAGCACGCCTGCAGCACCGGACCGTTCAACGCCCACGTCGGCGGCCGGATCAAGATCTCGGACTGCTCGCAGGTGAGC is part of the Myxococcales bacterium genome and encodes:
- a CDS encoding thiolase domain-containing protein (Catalyzes the synthesis of acetoacetyl coenzyme A from two molecules of acetyl coenzyme A. It can also act as a thiolase, catalyzing the reverse reaction and generating two-carbon units from the four-carbon product of fatty acid oxidation), which gives rise to MAVKKSSRKVFVLGGYQTDFSRNWSKEAKHIVAMMREVVLGTLEETRIEPDEIDVAHVGNFAAELYCMQGHLGAFVLEAHPALRGIPTSRHEAACASGSLAALAAAADIEAGRYDAALVLGVEQMKTVDSKRGGDFLGTAAWYDREAKGVEFPFPKLFGKLGDEYDRRYGLKDEHLARIAAINYENAKSNPNAQTRNWFMTYEHACSTGPFNAHVGGRIKISDCSQVSDGAAAVVLASEEFATRWAARVGVSLKDIPFILGWGHHTAPIEFTAKVEESAKDLYVLPHTRRAILDAYERAGLSGVEQIDAIETHDCFTTSEYMAIDHFGLTRPGESWKAVEEGVIELGGRCPINPSGGLIGAGHPVGATGTRQLLDAWLQVTDRAGDYQVKGARRVATLNIGGSGTTSVVHVVGFS
- the bla gene encoding class A beta-lactamase; this encodes MASGSQTQLNRRSLVCGAASLLLPACSPRTSPAPARAPDPETSSQALQRIEALIGGRLGLFALDTATGQTLEHRPDERFAMCSTFKWVLVAAVLTRVERGELTLAQQVAYAESDLLEYAPVTRANVGAGQLGVEALAEAAITVSDNTAANLLLSLVGGPSGLTEFIRAQGDSVTRLDRDEPMLNTNLPGDSRDTTSPRAMLTLMQTLLLGPSLSGSSRGRILGWLRECKTGHERLRAGLPRTWNPGDKTGTGNNGAVSDIAIATPPDRAPILIASYISESRRVLARLNAAHAEIGRVVATRLRGG
- a CDS encoding 3-hydroxyacyl-CoA dehydrogenase family protein encodes the protein MKEIRKVVVLGANGTMGAGASGLFAARGFEVTMLARTVDKAHQGLGKVKEALRTDVLAKSVRSGSYERDLERAVAEADLIFEAVSEEMSVKRPFLERVDKARTAGSVVATVSSGLSIAEMCAGLSDDLQRHFMGMHLFNPPHVIVGTEMIPGAKTDREVFQAMCLLAKRRLGRAVVECRDMPAFAGNRVGFKVLNECALLAEVHGVGTIDYLIGRHTGRAMAPLATIDLVGWDVHQAIVDNVFANTKDECHAHFQMPAYMRALMDDGHLGNKTPAEGGFYRRITDANGAKAVSVLDPAKRSYSEGAAPRPEKVAFVEEMKALHAVGRYREAVQLLLSAKGPEAELTQRVIVGYVSYALNRVGKDEVVQAPADVDRIMSQGFNWAPASALVDLWGKGPTLAAMDALGLEVPAVVRDLPDGARLYDQPLSRVGRFFIGK